The proteins below are encoded in one region of Garra rufa chromosome 12, GarRuf1.0, whole genome shotgun sequence:
- the LOC141346613 gene encoding protein CBFA2T2-like, giving the protein MVGIPGAFQYSTEKNVPAMPGSPVDGKTHSRPTVSIMPPLPSVNPSGPRPAAFSTTALTNGINHSPPMLNAVPSPPQRYSNGPSSSSSSSLANQQLPATCGARQLSKLKRFLTTLQQFGNDISPEIGESVRNLVLALVNSTVTIEEFHSRLQEATNFPLRPFVIPFLKANLPLLQRELLHCARAAKQTPAQYLSQHEHLLLSTTVPSPADSTELLLDPSESSKRHSPNRSKENGFHERPPASLEPPAKRICTISPAPRHSPAHPLQLPTQIHPTPPPLQHYALDDISTPHLYREPHRILELRELKDRPRLPGTNGGYREEPVDHRLTDREWAEEWRHLDHVLNCIVDMVEKTRRSVSVLRRCQESDREELNYWRRRSNQHDDGRKNGTATGNVPFSKTQSPLSTEGVNTDSQRDLPLRAGSGYVPDEIWRKAEEAVNEVKRQAMDEVQKAVAEAEQKAFEMITAERAKMEKTLAEAKRKATEDAIQVINEQEDSSECCWNCGRKASETCSGCNAARYCGSFCQHKDWERHHLICSPGLQTQPKAMSRILAKAPESGPVPSPILEKTSSTSRASTPPTPASSSTPDASGH; this is encoded by the exons ACAGTACAGAGAAGAACGTTCCTGCCATGCCCGGTTCCCCAGTGGATGGAAAGACTCATTCCAGACCAACCGTCTCCATCATGCCCCCTCTACCCTCCGTTAACCCCAGCGGACCTCGACCAGCAGCTTTCTCCACCACAGCAT TGACCAATGGGATCAATCACTCTCCACCAATGCTGAACGCTGTTCCCTCGCCGCCTCAGCGCTACAGCAACGGCCCTTCATCATCATCTTCCTCCTCTCTGGCCAATCAGCAGCTTCCAGCCACCTGCGGCGCACGGCAGCTGAGCAAACTGAAGCGCTTCCTTACGACGCTGCAGCAGTTCGGCAACGACATCTCACCCGAGATCGGAGAGAGCGTCCGGAACCTGGTGCTGGCACTAGTG AACTCCACCGTCACCATTGAAGAGTTTCACTCCAGACTACAAGAAGCTACAAACTTCCCCTTGAGGCCGTTCGTCATACCCTTCCTGAAG GCGAATCTGCCCTTACTGCAGAGGGAGCTATTGCACTGCGCACGGGCGGCTAAACAGACTCCAGCGCAGTATCTGTCCCAACACGAACACCTCCTGCTCAGCACCACCGTCCCGTCACCCGCCGACTCCACCGAACTACTGCTGGATCCCAGCGAGAGCAGCAAACGCCACAGTCCTAACAG AAGTAAAGAGAACGGTTTCCATGAGCGTCCTCCTGCCTCCCTGGAGCCTCCTGCCAAACGAATCTGCACCATTAGCCCCGCCCCTAGACACAGCCCCGCCCACCCGTTGCAGCTCCCCACCCAGATCCACCCGACTCCGCCCCCTCTGCAGCACTACGCGCTGGATGACATCAGCACACCTCACCTGTACAGAGAACCGCACCGGATCCTGGAGCTGAGGGAGCTGAAGGATCGGCCACGGCTACCAG GCACTAACGGAGGCTACCGTGAGGAACCTGTAGAccacagactgacagacagagagTGGGCTGAAGAATGGAGACATCTGGATCAT GTGCTGAATTGCATTGTGGACATGGTGGAGAAGACGAGGCGTTCAGTGAGCGTTCTGCGGCGCTGTCAGGAGTCAGACCGCGAGGAGCTCAATTACTGGCGGCGGCGCTCAAACCAACACGACGACGGACGCAAAAACGGAACGGCGACAGGGAACGTCCCGTTTAGCAAGACACAAAGCCCTCTGTCCACAGAGGGAGTCAACACAG ACTCTCAGAGGGATCTTCCCCTGCGCGCCGGCTCTGGCTACGTGCCTGATGAGATATGGAGGAAAGCCG AGGAAGCGGTGAACGAGGTGAAGCGGCAGGCGATGGACGAGGTGCAGAAAGCCGTGGCAGAGGCCGAGCAGAAAGCCTTCGAGATGATCACCGCCGAAAGAGCCAAGATGGAGAAAACCCTCGCTGAGGCTAAAAGGAAAGCCACTGAAGATGCCATACAAGTCATCAACGAACAGGAAGACTCGAGTGAG TGTTGCTGGAACTGCGGTCGTAAGGCGAGCGAGACGTGCAGCGGCTGTAATGCGGCGCGTTACTGCGGCTCCTTCTGTCAGCACAAAGACTGGGAGCGACACCATCTCATCTGCAGCCCGGGGCTCCAAACGCAGCCCAAAGCCATGTCACGCATCCTGGCCAAAGCTCCTGAGAGCGGCCCCGTCCCGAGCCCAATCCTGGAGAAAACCTCCAGCACCTCCAGAGCGTCCACACCACCCACCCCAGCGTCCTCCTCCACGCCGGACGCCAGCGGACACTGA